The Haliaeetus albicilla chromosome 9, bHalAlb1.1, whole genome shotgun sequence genomic sequence TGTCTGGAGCCACCGCTTACTGCCATGCCTCTGGGTAGATGGATGTGCCCAAATCACATAGAACATGTGGTGGTAAGCAGGACTATGATTGCAGTATGGTAACCGGATGCTGGAGTGGAACCTGGCAGGTCCATTAAAGGACAAAGTACAACAAATGTAAAACAGCTTCTGAGCTCTTATTGCTCCCTGTAACGCTTGTAAAGCTCCTGCTGCAAGCAACGCACTCTCCAAAGGAATATGCTGCTGCTATCtgcaataaaatataaagatgGGGGAACTCCTTCCTGTAACTGAAGCTGACAGCTCAAATTGTGGCTTACTGACAGCTTGTCTAGTTTTCGGACTGGACTCCTTAAGATCTAGATGAGCTTCCAGAACTGTGATACAAAGCAGCACAGTGCTACAAATAGGGGAAGTAATTCTTTGCATGCTTAACCCAAAAAACTTTCATTCCAAGAGGGAGTTTTCATTTGTGGAAAAGCAGTGTACTTGAGACTAAATACTCAGGAAACAGGGGGCTGAAACAAAGGGCTTGTGCCCAGACAAACTGCTTCTGAGAGCATTGATGCTGCTTAGTAGGCCTCTAAATGCTTTTGTATTCATCtccagcaatgtgccctttaACAGAAGTGGTTAGTGCTGCAGGAAACGAATAGTCTAAAGCTGAGCTGATGCTGTACTGCCAGTGCTACGAGGCGTTATGAAAGTCTTAGGGTACATTAGAGTGACCCGCAGATCCCTAACTCCTGTGGCATTATCTGATCACCCAGCTGAACCAGAAGAACTTGACCCTGAGTAATCGGTGCCGAGTATTTGACCGGTTCCAGGACACCATATCTCAGCACGTTGTCAAAGTGGATTTCTTAAACCGAATCCATAAGAAACATCCTCCGAATCGCAGAGTTCTTCAATCAGTAAAGAGAAAAGGTTTGAAGGTATGTGTAAACAAGTAGGTGTTGGTGAAACTCCCTGTATATGTATTCTAGTTTGGAAGGGAAACCAGCATGTCCCGTAGGGATAACCttttggggcaggaggaagagggtgGGGTCTGAATGAATGTGTTGGTGAGAGGTCTGGAAGTCAGCAGTTACTTTTCACTACATGTATGATTTAAGAAGCTTTTTTCCTGCCAACCATAAGGCTCAGCTATTACAAGTAAGCCTTTAAATCTGGCACAAGCATAGAAAGTACAACACAAAACCTCTTGAAGGTGGCCCTGCGTTCAGAATTGGGGCTGCTGCATGTTCTGTGTTAAAACCCAAAGAGTATTTGCTGCTGGAATGGCTGAAAAATGCCATACAGCTTTCCCTTCTTACTTGGCCTTTTTTGCATGACTTCTTTCATGCTGTAGCCACCACATTGTGCTGAAGTCATGCCTGACCTAAGGGAATAAAACCTATTAATTTCAGCCTAGCTGCATCAATTTAAAGCACTCGGTCCTTGAAACTTCTAATGTATTGTCTGCAGGGTTCCTTTGGGTCAGAAAGCAGCAAACACGAAGTGTAGTGCTGGTTAGGCACCTTGTTTAACTAGTCATTCTTGAGTAATTGTTCTCATGTGTGATCTTCTTTCTCTACAATGTAGGTTCCTGATGCTATAAAGTCCCAATATCGGCTTCCACCCCCGTTACTTGCGCCTGCAGCAATTAGAGATGGCGAGCTGATCTGTAACGGGATCCCTGAGGAACCCTTGCAGAAGCACCTTTTGAACACTGAGCACTTAGCCAGCCAGACAGAACAACAGGAGGTAAATGAAGTCAAATGCTTGGACTGTATGTCTGTAGTTGCTTTGGTACAAAAATCTCTTCCATTTCAGTCATGATCAGAGCAGTTGTCTAGGAAACCAGTCTCAAAATCATGTCTGAAGGTGATAGCTTGTCTTGTCTCTGACACCCTTGCCCATTAAAACTTCATTCTGGCTTTCCAGGTGAAATGTAAAACTCCTCATTTGATACTTCAGGCAAGTGGTGAAATAGGCTTCTGGCCTTAAGAGTGGAATGGAGGGCTTTCTGTCTAgatgtcatttttatttcctggcaGAGGGGAAATACTTTCCACTTTGATTATGTAACGCTGCTCTCTGACACGTTTATTTGTATGGTAACATCACATTTCTGGGCTGCTTTTTATTGCTGATAGAATTGGACTTTTAAATCAAGGTCAAACGAATGTTTAAATCTTGTATGAAACTTCTTGCCAGATTGCACAACGCAAAGGCATGTTGCTTTGCAATCAGTGGTGTAGTCAAGTCCTTCTGTTAGGCGGGGTTCTTCTATGTGGCAGGTGCACATTCACCATGGAGCTTAAAACTTCAAATAAATCTTTTGGTCTTCCTCTACCTTGTGTAAAAGGAAAGGTGCTCTTCACCCCAGCTTTGGCAGGTGACTCCCTGTAGCGTGAGGTAGATCAGCATTTCTTTCCAGCATGCTACACAGTAAGTTGGAGGACTGTGTTTGGATAGAAGGCCATAGTAGTGAAAGATGTATTTGTAACTAGCTGAAGAGTTGCAACACTTAACAGgtgaagagagggaagagtttgGGGGTGAGGAAGTGCAtcttctgccttctccctcctttAATCTCAGCTCCTCTCTGTACTATCCCCAGCACGGAGATAAACAGCATATAATTCCGGTTGTGCTTTTGTACCTCTGGACAAAATTTTCTCTTGATCTAGATGAGCATCAGAGCAGGTGCTGTAGTTTCAGGCTGCATCAGAGCAGTCAGCAGCACAGTGAGGCAGCTGAATTTCTTTGAGCTGGGTGAACGATGGAGTAACTGTTGAGGTTTGGAGCACTGTCTGTGGAGCTAACCtggacttttttcttcctcccagtgGCTCTGTAGTGTTGTTGCGCTCCAGTGCAGCATATTGAAACATTTATCTGCTAAGCAGATGACTTTGCTTTGGGACTCTGAACAAACAGAGAAGGCTGATATTAAGCCTGTTATTGTGGCAGACGGCTCACTCGCCAACCCTTACCAGGCAGCTGACAAGGCACCCACACCTTCCCTCTATTCCATGTCATCCTGCACCTCAGGGATTACCACCCAGAATTCCTTGAGCTCCTCGCAATCCCAGCAGACTTTGTCACAGGAAGATGTCAACTGCAGCTCTTGTATAGATAAATCCAAGAAGGTGTCTTCTTGCGGGACTTCGAATGGGCCGACAGCCTCTGACATTAAAGTAAATGGTCCTCATTTCTATGGCGTTTCATCTGAATCTTCAGCACAGTTGACTGACTCCCAGAGGCTAATCGGATCTGGTAACACAATACCTGTTTTGTCTCATCGGCAAACGTGGCCTCGGCCCCTCACGCCCCCAGCGACTTGCGGACTTCTGAATCACACCATTGGAACCATTGTCAAAACAGAGAACGTAGCAGGACCCGTTTCTTGTGCACAAAGGGGTTCTGTGCCGGTCACAAGTATGCCTACGTCCATATCGAGCTCCTGTGCCAGCCTGGAGACCACCAGCACTTTGCAAAAGAAGAATGTGCAGACACAGATAGGACCGCCGCTGACGGCAGACCTGCGATCTATGGGCTCCCCTCTGACTGCCACGAGGGCTCTCACCCCACCGCAGGCTGCTGGAGATGGGATCTCTGCTGTTGGGTCCACAAACAGATTCTGTTCACCAGCACCACCTTCAGGTACGTGCCAAACAGCTGATCTCGGCCCCCGGGGCTAAGAGAGTGTTCAGGCTAAATGTTATTCTGAACCTCAAGGGTTTAGCAGTATGCCCTCATCTAACTGGGAACCAGGCTTTCTGTGGAGAGCTGCGAGAAGTTTCTCAAGTCTCCTCTGTCTTAGGTCCCTCCATGAGAGCCACAGGATGTATTTTTGCTGGCTGTGTATACCTGAGAGGGGAACTCTGTCCTGAGAAGCAGGATAATAGATCAGTTTAATTCTGGAAAGCAACAGTGGTTTTAAATCAGTTGGCTGCTGTCTCGCTGTTTCAACAACTGGCCACTCCAGTGCTGCTTTAAAACTACCGATTTGTTTTAAAGCACTAGTTTGACTGCAAGGTAGTCCTTCTCACAAGAGCAGCTGTCTGGCATCTGATCCTATGATCTCTGTACACGGTAACAGTTCTGGTGATGGTTGTGTCCCCTAGTACAGATGTGTTTGAAGTCCAGCTGCACAGCCTTGATGTTAGAGAAATGCGGACTTGGGAACCTGTAGTCTGTTTAGTATCTGCTGGTCTGTTAATACAGGGTAGTTATGGACTTGGATATACCATCTCTGTCCTGAGTTGTACCCAAAAAATTTGCTGTTAAAGTGTATATACCCATTCTTCAGTATAAAAATATCAAATCAAAGATGTTGATAGATGGTGAAGTCAGAGTAACTGCCCATAACTCAAATTCTGCTAGAATAAGCTTTCACTTAAAGcattcttcttctcttcccttcccccacaCCAGCTCAACACTCAAAGCTAGTAAACCCTTTGTGCAGGCTGGGTTGAAGCAGTTGCTGAAAAGCACACGATGAGCTGTCTGTCACTTCTCTTGCAGTTCCTAGCTGCTCTGTGGCAGGCTTGTGTAGAGTGGCTCAGATCTGGTGATTGCAAGCAACAGAGGCAACATCTTTTTATTGTTCTTGTTAAAATTCCTTAATGAATAACTTCTGAGCTTTACCTCGTGTTTGGAAGCAGTCCTCAGAGTACTTGGCCTCCTTGCTTATTGCTGAACAAACTTGGTTACTCCAAGGCTGCTAGTTTGACCATGCCCTACTTAGAAATGCAAGGCTGGGAGAAGTTTTGGTAGCGGAAATGAGACCATACTATAGAAAACTTCTTGCTTGTGGTTTGAAGAGCACTACAAATTCTACGTAATTTTGCAGTTACTTAAGATGTTAAATAATTGCTTTCGGTGCAAAGCTTGCATTCtacaaaatacatattaaagCATCATTTTGGTGCAGTGTCTCTTGGGAAAGGTGTAAATATTTAGATGTTCCATCTAACATGATACTTGTATATATTTATAACAAATCTTAAATTACAGTGTGCAAATTCTCTTGCCAAGTACAAAAATACACATCATTCCTGTCTTTTTTATTGCCATAAATTTCAGGCATATAGTAGTTCTACTTTTAAGCAAACCAACTCAAGATCTGGTATCAACAATGCATTAAAGGGATTTTGTTTCCTGGCATTTGCCATTGCCTCTTTCAGCTTGCATGGCCACTGCCAAAGCAGtaggattttattttgtaaataataaaatctgCTTATGACTGTCAAATTCTTATTGGGCAGTGAAGTACACCCCAGACTTTATAAtcatgcagaaataaaaatgtggcAATTGTACTTTTTATGCATGTTCAGACCTAGACAAGCTACTTCGCAAATGTCTCTAGGTTTAACAAGCTCTTCAAGCTCCTGGGGACTTGGTGCTCATCTTTCCAGTCTGTGTAGGACATCGCTTACAGCCCATCATTGCTGCTGCTTCGAACAGGGAGTAGGAGCTTAAATGTATAGGTCCAGAATTCCTCCGACAACTGGAGGTGAGAGGCAGAAGCCGGCAGTTGGCTCTGTGTTGAAGGCACACACTAGTTCTTCTGTGAGGAGAAGAAAGCTAATGGCTTCTAGTTCAGGCCTTTTTCGAAGCATGACTATGAGCAAAATTAATCATTCTGAGCAGCTTGGAAGCAAAGTGCAGCCTGAGGGCTGCGTGCATGTCTCACGAACGTCACAGTGACATATCTTCTCTGCACCATCTTTCTCTGTAGATGGTAAGGTCAGTCCCAGCACCTTATCCATAGGAAGCGCTTTAACTCTACCCTCATCACTCACTTCAAACTCTGCAGCTATGTTGGACCTCACCAGTTCCCTGAAAGCATTTATGGATGGCGGTGAGTATTTAGTTCATTATCAGTCTCTACTAGCTCTGTGTGTTTTGCTTCCCTAAAGCATTCTGTCTCTGCTTAAGGAAAAGTTCCAGAGATAAAGAAGGGTTGCAGTCAGGTGAGGGCAGGGCTGGGTATACATTACCTTAAATATGTCACATGCTTCCCTACTTGTAATGTTGCCAAGGCAGCAAGGCCAATGAAGTGTTTCTGCCTGAAGCTTTTCTGGGGAACGATCATGGGCTGCTTTCCAGGTGGAATTCACATGCATAAACCTGCAGCCCTGCCATGTTGTGGTGCTAGCTGCAATCCAGAGCTGCTCCCGACGGGCGTAAAGTCTTGTAGTCGAGCAGTCACCTGACTGGTGATGCTCTAATGGATTAGttaattttctgatttatttctgcCTCTGTCGGTCTTCTCCTAGACAGgcccattttttattttccttttgttgcaCTTGGCAAGAAATGCCAGACCTTAGTGGAGTGACTTCAGGAGGAGGAGATTGCTGAACAGCAGTCATCAGTAGCATAGCAAGGCTGTCGCCAGAGATGACTTCTACATCTGAAGAACAGCCTTTCTGGTGTTGCCTGTGTGACCCTCTTTTCTTGGGTGAAGCCCGACTGCTCAGCCTGCCCAGGCTACCTCTCTGCTATTGGGGAAAGGCCGttacagctctgctgcttctgcttgcCCTTTTAAATGTCGTTGATGTGGAGAAAGCTCTTGGAAGAAGAGGTTAGCCAGCCTGCTTGCTGCCAGAAAGCAGACCTCTGTAGGGCTTTACAAATACAAACACTTAAAAGCTATCAGCAACAGATCTGCTTTAAAGCTCATTAATAATATTGTCTGAATTGCCCTGCTTGGTTTAATTGACCCTGCTACGAAAGCGCGTGACTCAGGAATGAGCCTGTAGCAGCTTCAAAGGTGGTTACAGCTTTCCTCTGTAATGTAGGGTTAGACTTTCTAACTAGGTAATGGAGCTTCACAAGAAGGACCCAACCTGCTACCCAAAGGGGCGTGATGTCTACCTCTGCAGACCTGTTGATTCTGAGCCAAACCAGCAGATTTTCAACTTTAATCAGTCCTTGTTCCCCTAAACTTCTGCTTGCTGCCTCAGTTGCAGCTCTGTGGCCATCGCTGGCACTCTCCTCGCATGCTGCTCATGGGAGATGATATGAAGTAATAGATCACCTATATGTAAGATTCTTGATACTGCAAAATTTGTCAAGTCTTTGCTGTTGAAGCAAATGGCAAGTTTGAAAGTGGGACAGTTAAATCCACTGCAGCTCAGATTGCACCCTTTCCATGAATAACTTActaattgctttttgtttattaaCAGAGATTGAGATAAATATGCTGGATGAGCAGGTGATCAAGTTTCTGGCCTTGCAGAGAATACATCAGCTCTTTCCTTCCAAAGCTCAGTCTCTAGCGAGCAGTGTCAGTTCCCATCAGCAATCTCCTGTGGGAAACCACATTGAAGGTAAGAGCAGCCCTAGAATAGTTGGTTTGTGTTGAGCCGTAGCTTTTTGGCACTCCCTTGCCTGTTCTTTGAAGGAGatctccctcttcttctggTATCTGTCTGATGCTGcctttcatgtttctttcctctCATCCCCCCCCACTCTGGATACCCACTGGCCAGAAACTCCTTCAGGTCCCTCTACTTAATTATTTACAAATTATGCCAATGAAAACGCCTTCAGTAACTTCTGATTTTCTGCTGGAAATCTTTAGTGAAGTTGTGTTTTATTCATCTTGGAATTTGCAAGAGATGGGAAGGttcagctgcttttgttttttcccctcccctttgaGATGGGCAAGAGAATTATGTGAATTCCTGCTCTCTCTTTCTGGAGAAGTTGCTTGTGACACAAGCAAATGAACAGGAGGAACTGGGGCACAGAATATATGTGTGATGTTGTCATTGCCTGTTGAGAATAATGTCACTGTCAAGCTGAAACACTAAATACAACTAatgcaaataatgaaaaacaactTGCACTTCTGCTGGAAATCTCCAGATTCCTGAGTTCAGCATGGGCCTTGTTTATGGTCACTGGTATTGGCATGCTAACACCTAAAGCTTCAGGGGAAGCATGGCTTCATGTTCCTCTGCATGCAGCCAGGCCATTTAATCTGCTTTCAAGCACTAGCTGGACAGCCTTGTTGTGGGAGCAGTTGTCTGCTCCTCCTTCACTAAGCCTGGGGGTAAATATCTAAGATAAGATCTTTGGAAGTCTGCTAGCTGTCAGTAACCTTCTTCTGAGACTCCATGCTTGCCTGCTTGCTTGCTGCTGTAGCATCACAGCATTCTCTAAATGCTTTGTCAATCTTCTTTTGAACACTGCTGTAGGACACAGCACCAGGCTGTGACATGAGCTGCGTTCCTGTGCTGCTCGTAACAGACGAGTTCTGGAAATTCTTCAGCAGTCTGCCTTTCAAAAGGCAGATTGATGCTGTTTTAACCCATCACCCTTTTTGGGCAGGAATGATGCATCCAGCTGACTGTTTAGCATTGCTGATGAAATATTAGATCCAAAGCCTTTAGTGAGCCCTGTTGACCGAGCAGAGCCAAACAGCTGAAAGGACTTGTGCTGGGCAGCTGGGCAGAGGTGGGAACCTGCACGTTTCAGCTGCGTTGAGTGCTGCACGTCCAGTGATGCCACTCAGCGTGGCCAATGTTCTTGATGTAGGTGACTCTGCAAACAGTCTCTCGTAATCCTCATGTTCTGTTCTTTGATTTCACACTCCTGCTGTAAAACTGTCATGCAGATGTGGTACCAGGAGGGGCCTAAACTCTGCATTTAAGCAGCTTATTTTCAAAAGACAGCTGCAGAAATCCTAGCTAGGCCTCTGTGGTCCAGAGTTTGATACCTGTTCCACAGGAGATGGTTTTCTGCCCAGTTAATGTGGGCACATGAGAATGTGTGATTTGGACTTggctgctggggagctgctCTGGAGGCTCAGCCCTGGCGTAGCTGTTGTCCAGTGTGCCGTAGGGACTGACCTGAGGGTAAAGGAGTCCACTTGGTAAATCATCCTGTCCTGGGAGCTGGGTTTGTCCCTGGACAAGCCCAAGCCCTGTTCCACCAGTTTGGTTTTCCTGCAGCTTCACTAGAAGTGAAATTGCAGTTGTTAAGTTGGTAACATTCACCAgcaccaattttttttaagtggcacTTTGACAGCAAGACTCAGCTCTTTGATTACCCAAAGTGGATGAGATTAAGAAAGAAGCTAGTGGTAGGAGGCTTGTGTTTTCCTCAGTGTGGCTCCATTGTGCACACTCAGTATTAAAACTCCCCCAATTGCATGGCTTGTGTGGGTTACTGGAGAGAGCAATTTTCTCTGATGACTGGCAAAAAGATGTTTAACGCACAAACATTCCTAGAGGGTTGGGAATTGGAGTTGAGGCCAAAGCTGACTGCATCCTTCCtaggatctgtgctttctgGAGGGTAGCGCTGTGGGCACTGGGGTCAAGCAGCCTTCGTAGCTGATAACATTGttcaagtaatttctttttatcttgcAGCGCAAAGAAAGGAAGTACAAGCCCGGGCGGTGTTCTATCCTCTCATGGGCTTAGGGGGTGCAGTCAATATGTGCTATCGAACCCTCTACATTGGGACAGGTGAGTAGCTTTTTCTGCCTTGACCTTTCAGAATCAGGGTGGTTCTCCCTGGCCCTCCCTAAGCATTTGCCAAGTGGGTATTGAAGAAAACAGACACATTGTGGCTGCTTGTACTGGGATTCTTCTACCAAGAAATGTGGAAATTCCCCCTCAGCTTGAATCTTTGTGGGGTTGCACCTTTGTAACCCGGCTGGTATCAAAATTAGCGGAATGGCTGTGCTGTAGATTTAATGCCTTACTGAGGGAGAGAAGAGTCACAGTTTGCTTGCaggtttcatttctttctgccagATTCTTCTGATGCTCCGGATAGACCCGGTAACTGTGAAATGCTCTTCAACCTTCATGGAGCTGCTagccttcccttcccccacTGAAACTTTGTTCAGTGGCTTATCGCAGCATTATTCATGCAGTCCTGGGAGCTTGAACAAAGGCAGTTGCTCCCCTGTTGTTTTGCTAATTGAAGTTTAATTCTGTCTGTTGTTCTCTGCTGCCTGAcagttttttctgaaatgaactgAGCCTGTTTTGTCCTCCCCATTGACAGGAGCTGATATGGATGTGTGCCTTACAAGCTATGGTCACTGTAACTATGTGTCTGGCAAACATGCCT encodes the following:
- the PHF12 gene encoding PHD finger protein 12 isoform X2 codes for the protein MDCGQPQLKRPFELLIAAAMERNPTQFQLPNELTCTTALPGTSKRRRKEETTGKNVKKAQHELDHNGLVPLPVKVCFTCNRSCRVAPLIQCDYCPLLFHMDCLEPPLTAMPLGRWMCPNHIEHVVLNQKNLTLSNRCRVFDRFQDTISQHVVKVDFLNRIHKKHPPNRRVLQSVKRKGLKVPDAIKSQYRLPPPLLAPAAIRDGELICNGIPEEPLQKHLLNTEHLASQTEQQEWLCSVVALQCSILKHLSAKQMTLLWDSEQTEKADIKPVIVADGSLANPYQAADKAPTPSLYSMSSCTSGITTQNSLSSSQSQQTLSQEDVNCSSCIDKSKKVSSCGTSNGPTASDIKVNGPHFYGVSSESSAQLTDSQRLIGSGNTIPVLSHRQTWPRPLTPPATCGLLNHTIGTIVKTENVAGPVSCAQRGSVPVTSMPTSISSSCASLETTSTLQKKNVQTQIGPPLTADLRSMGSPLTATRALTPPQAAGDGISAVGSTNRFCSPAPPSDGKVSPSTLSIGSALTLPSSLTSNSAAMLDLTSSLKAFMDGEIEINMLDEQVIKFLALQRIHQLFPSKAQSLASSVSSHQQSPVGNHIEAQRKEVQARAVFYPLMGLGGAVNMCYRTLYIGTGADMDVCLTSYGHCNYVSGKHACIFYDENTKHYELLNYSEHGTTVDNVLYSCDFSEKMTPTPPSSIVAKVQSVIKRHKSRKQEEEPHEEAAVMNSQAQGQHRKPCNCKASSSSLIGGSGAGWEGTALLHHGSYIKLGCLQFVFSITEFATKQPKGDTALVQDMDLEEKLSLKPHQVPVLRSNSVP
- the PHF12 gene encoding PHD finger protein 12 isoform X1, with translation MWEKMETKTIVYDLDTSGGLMEQIQALLAPPKSEDGEKKSRRPEKEPRRSGRATNHDSCDSCKEGGDLLCCDHCPAAFHLQCCNPPLSEEMLPPGEWMCHRCTVRRKKREQKKELGQVNGLVDKSGKRTTSPTSDADLLDRSSSSIRANAHARILERRASRPGTPTSNASTETPNSEQNDVDEDIIDVDDDSAIAEMDCGQPQLKRPFELLIAAAMERNPTQFQLPNELTCTTALPGTSKRRRKEETTGKNVKKAQHELDHNGLVPLPVKVCFTCNRSCRVAPLIQCDYCPLLFHMDCLEPPLTAMPLGRWMCPNHIEHVVLNQKNLTLSNRCRVFDRFQDTISQHVVKVDFLNRIHKKHPPNRRVLQSVKRKGLKVPDAIKSQYRLPPPLLAPAAIRDGELICNGIPEEPLQKHLLNTEHLASQTEQQEWLCSVVALQCSILKHLSAKQMTLLWDSEQTEKADIKPVIVADGSLANPYQAADKAPTPSLYSMSSCTSGITTQNSLSSSQSQQTLSQEDVNCSSCIDKSKKVSSCGTSNGPTASDIKVNGPHFYGVSSESSAQLTDSQRLIGSGNTIPVLSHRQTWPRPLTPPATCGLLNHTIGTIVKTENVAGPVSCAQRGSVPVTSMPTSISSSCASLETTSTLQKKNVQTQIGPPLTADLRSMGSPLTATRALTPPQAAGDGISAVGSTNRFCSPAPPSDGKVSPSTLSIGSALTLPSSLTSNSAAMLDLTSSLKAFMDGEIEINMLDEQVIKFLALQRIHQLFPSKAQSLASSVSSHQQSPVGNHIEAQRKEVQARAVFYPLMGLGGAVNMCYRTLYIGTGADMDVCLTSYGHCNYVSGKHACIFYDENTKHYELLNYSEHGTTVDNVLYSCDFSEKMTPTPPSSIVAKVQSVIKRHKSRKQEEEPHEEAAVMNSQAQGQHRKPCNCKASSSSLIGGSGAGWEGTALLHHGSYIKLGCLQFVFSITEFATKQPKGDTALVQDMDLEEKLSLKPHQVPVLRSNSVP